From a single Candidatus Thorarchaeota archaeon genomic region:
- a CDS encoding VWA domain-containing protein, protein MMVAIFPYFFWLLYSPINVLAGGVFGVVPPLPIILIDTVVYIPIIGTLIRIWLQNMMKRKGGPAAGIDVVEPGGGEPEEGDEMGTATRPYSEKNPPKIAGSKSDIRDAPHIARDFFVKTPDIESGMPLFDMDALRARAMLKSRVSSGGWIRKRVATRGSGSLKASESSTVGRPLRSRVPLGKVSSIHVPATIMAAIARSGGRREDGRIKILPVDLREKVFTAKTPLTVILVIDVSLSMKGSMKQVRKVVERIERETRGSRDRIGIIAFKDSGAIEVQAPTSNWNKLYRALARLRISGLSPLADGLMKAIETLKREQMRSRNVEALVVMLSDFSANIPLAQFAGPGHQQYTPVRDLIRAARMARSQKVRLVTVNFRQDQKQWVRLLKLPYHDAIDLATTLRMKKEGYYDQIETILAVPAFRETFGAFLVAKIANGRSYLPEEVLKASSVLGEFLAACQRRSKLRPEALENPEAYLS, encoded by the coding sequence ATGATGGTTGCAATCTTCCCCTATTTCTTCTGGCTTCTCTATAGCCCGATCAATGTCTTGGCTGGTGGGGTTTTTGGAGTAGTACCACCCCTCCCCATTATTCTCATTGACACCGTTGTCTACATTCCCATCATAGGTACTCTCATCCGGATCTGGCTTCAAAATATGATGAAACGAAAAGGCGGTCCTGCTGCGGGGATCGATGTTGTTGAACCCGGTGGCGGTGAGCCTGAGGAGGGTGATGAGATGGGTACTGCCACACGCCCCTATAGTGAGAAGAATCCTCCAAAGATTGCTGGCTCCAAGTCGGATATTCGTGATGCTCCTCACATTGCACGTGATTTCTTTGTGAAGACCCCTGATATTGAGAGTGGGATGCCGCTCTTTGATATGGATGCACTTAGAGCTCGTGCCATGTTGAAATCTCGGGTGTCCTCAGGAGGTTGGATCAGAAAACGGGTTGCTACTCGGGGATCCGGTTCCCTGAAGGCATCAGAGTCTTCAACTGTGGGTAGACCATTACGTTCGCGTGTCCCTTTGGGTAAGGTCTCCAGTATCCATGTCCCTGCAACCATCATGGCGGCTATTGCCCGCTCGGGAGGAAGACGTGAAGATGGCCGGATCAAGATCTTGCCTGTTGATCTTCGAGAGAAGGTCTTTACTGCAAAGACTCCTCTTACGGTCATCTTAGTAATTGATGTCAGTCTTTCAATGAAGGGGAGTATGAAACAGGTCCGGAAGGTCGTTGAACGTATCGAGCGGGAGACCCGTGGCTCACGAGATCGGATTGGGATCATTGCGTTCAAGGATAGTGGTGCTATTGAGGTCCAAGCGCCAACGAGCAACTGGAACAAGCTGTATCGTGCGCTGGCGCGTCTTCGTATCTCAGGTCTCTCTCCGCTTGCGGATGGACTGATGAAGGCCATTGAGACCTTGAAGCGTGAGCAGATGCGTTCTCGTAATGTTGAGGCACTGGTCGTGATGCTCTCTGACTTCTCGGCGAATATCCCTCTTGCTCAGTTTGCAGGGCCCGGTCATCAACAATACACTCCTGTTCGAGATCTCATCCGTGCTGCACGGATGGCACGTAGCCAAAAGGTCCGACTGGTGACGGTCAATTTCAGACAGGACCAGAAGCAATGGGTGCGACTACTGAAGCTCCCCTATCATGACGCAATTGACTTGGCCACCACTCTGCGAATGAAGAAAGAAGGGTATTATGATCAAATCGAGACCATTCTGGCTGTACCTGCCTTTAGAGAAACCTTTGGTGCCTTTCTTGTGGCAAAGATTGCAAATGGCCGGTCTTATCTTCCAGAGGAGGTTCTCAAGGCAAGCTCGGTCCTCGGAGAGTTTCTCGCAGCCTGTCAACGAAGGAGCAAGTTGAGACCCGAGGCTCTTGAAAATCCTGAGGCATACTTGAGTTGA
- a CDS encoding AIR synthase family protein has product MHPGKVPPDVLSRLVFPFLGHADPNVLLGPALGQDASLIRIGDRILIASTDPVTGSVEDIGWIAVNVNANDIATFGVQPRWFFVTLMMPPGSQPDDVGTIMQQIHEACSRLGITVAGGHTEVTVGLDRPIVVGFMLGACSEGEYVTSSGARPGDAIIMTKKIAIEGTAIIATEGADYFSGKIDQSLLEEAHALRDLVNVVKEGVTAFKTGHVTAMHDPTEGGLAGGLHEICDASGVGFRIFEDEIATHPATLAICQLLNIDKYYLISSGSMLITCDRDSADDIIRALDEVGVSASVIGEIVKDSRIREIVTAAGPRDLSRPTTDALWDALAIVIGQETA; this is encoded by the coding sequence ATGCATCCCGGAAAAGTTCCACCCGATGTCTTGAGCAGACTCGTGTTTCCCTTTTTGGGACATGCTGATCCAAATGTGCTTCTTGGTCCTGCGCTGGGTCAAGATGCATCTCTGATTCGGATAGGCGATAGGATTCTTATTGCCTCGACCGATCCGGTCACTGGATCTGTTGAAGACATTGGCTGGATCGCCGTCAATGTGAATGCAAATGATATTGCGACCTTTGGTGTGCAGCCTCGCTGGTTCTTTGTCACTCTTATGATGCCACCGGGATCCCAGCCTGATGATGTGGGCACGATAATGCAGCAGATCCATGAGGCCTGTTCAAGGCTCGGAATTACTGTTGCCGGAGGCCATACTGAAGTGACCGTTGGCCTTGATCGACCAATCGTTGTCGGGTTTATGCTTGGTGCCTGTTCGGAGGGAGAGTACGTGACCTCCTCCGGTGCGAGGCCCGGGGATGCCATTATCATGACCAAGAAGATTGCAATAGAGGGCACGGCAATAATTGCAACAGAGGGTGCGGATTATTTCTCTGGCAAGATCGACCAATCGCTTCTTGAGGAGGCTCATGCACTTCGAGATCTGGTCAATGTTGTCAAAGAGGGGGTCACCGCCTTCAAGACCGGGCATGTCACGGCGATGCATGATCCTACAGAGGGTGGGCTGGCTGGTGGGCTTCATGAGATATGTGATGCCAGTGGAGTTGGCTTTCGTATATTTGAAGACGAGATTGCCACGCACCCTGCCACACTTGCAATCTGTCAGTTGCTTAATATCGACAAGTACTATCTCATCAGTAGCGGTAGTATGCTTATCACCTGTGATCGTGATTCGGCTGATGATATTATTCGTGCGCTCGATGAAGTAGGCGTCTCTGCATCGGTCATAGGTGAGATCGTGAAAGACTCCCGCATTAGAGAGATCGTTACTGCTGCTGGGCCACGAGACCTCTCTCGCCCCACTACTGATGCTCTTTGGGATGCATTGGCTATTGTCATAGGTCAAGAAACTGCCTGA
- the surE gene encoding 5'/3'-nucleotidase SurE, translated as MHKVCLTNDDGPQSEGLLALAETLSEVVELTVIVPDGQRSATGKALTLNRPLRATEIKSDRYRLITHDGTPADSVVLADWFAKDTQLFISGINAGANVGYQSMLTSGTVGAAMEAALKGFPAIAVSVEASPSEWFNHQGSECEYEQICAIIRDITLKVLEHGMPKNVDVININFPGAITATTQIEIASPTRVRMRNEIVERIDPHGRKYYWLKGIEVEPAPGTDGYALLKNNNIAISPIRISGADEEIIDTLRQFLDL; from the coding sequence ATGCACAAAGTCTGCCTTACGAACGATGATGGACCACAGAGCGAAGGACTACTAGCACTCGCTGAAACATTGAGCGAAGTTGTCGAATTGACAGTGATAGTTCCAGATGGCCAGAGAAGTGCCACTGGTAAAGCTCTGACATTGAACAGACCACTTCGGGCAACCGAGATCAAAAGTGATAGATATAGACTCATCACACATGATGGGACCCCTGCCGATTCAGTAGTACTTGCAGACTGGTTTGCCAAGGACACTCAGCTGTTCATTTCTGGAATCAATGCGGGAGCCAATGTAGGGTATCAGAGTATGCTGACCAGTGGTACTGTTGGCGCAGCAATGGAAGCGGCCTTGAAGGGCTTTCCGGCAATCGCGGTCTCTGTAGAAGCATCGCCCTCTGAATGGTTCAATCATCAGGGTAGTGAATGCGAATATGAGCAAATATGTGCGATAATCAGGGACATCACGCTTAAGGTTCTAGAACATGGAATGCCAAAGAATGTCGACGTTATTAATATTAATTTCCCCGGAGCCATAACCGCGACGACACAGATTGAGATCGCAAGCCCCACACGAGTGAGGATGCGAAATGAAATCGTGGAGCGAATCGATCCTCACGGACGGAAATACTATTGGTTGAAAGGAATTGAGGTGGAACCAGCACCTGGAACTGATGGTTATGCACTGCTCAAGAACAATAACATCGCAATCTCGCCAATTAGAATCTCGGGGGCCGACGAGGAGATCATCGACACGCTCAGGCAGTTTCTTGACCTATGA
- the wecB gene encoding UDP-N-acetylglucosamine 2-epimerase (non-hydrolyzing), whose translation MKPFFVIGTRPEIIKTAPVIQEFEDKQGIRCFLLHTGQHYSDKMSRAFFEDLALRAPDVNLNIGSGSHSQQTAKALVGIEEALLREQPDVVLVQGDTNAVLSAALAASKLQIPIAHIEAGLRSYDRRMPEEFNRRLTDHASDFLFAPTERSAEILRKENVWGKIFVTGNTVIDTLERRLPAAMNAPIPDIAKELDNFAVLTMHRAENVDEKKILSGMIRGLGEIETDIVFPAHPRTVNRIKQFDLMKELDQCENIHLVDPVGYLSFLRLLKMSSFVITDSGGIQEEVTAPSINKRVFVLRTSTERPEAVESGHATVVGVNPNEFPEIIKREIEKGLDRKRPCPYGEGVASEQIVKILLDNLL comes from the coding sequence ATGAAGCCATTCTTTGTGATAGGGACCCGCCCTGAGATCATCAAGACAGCACCAGTCATTCAAGAGTTCGAGGATAAACAGGGAATCCGATGTTTCTTACTTCATACCGGACAGCATTATTCAGATAAGATGAGCCGGGCATTCTTTGAGGATCTCGCGCTCCGAGCTCCTGATGTCAATCTGAATATCGGTTCAGGTTCACATTCGCAGCAGACTGCAAAGGCACTCGTCGGTATAGAGGAGGCATTATTGCGAGAACAGCCTGATGTAGTGCTCGTTCAGGGTGATACAAATGCGGTTCTCTCAGCCGCATTGGCAGCCTCAAAACTACAGATTCCTATAGCGCATATCGAGGCCGGTCTCAGAAGCTATGATCGAAGAATGCCTGAGGAGTTCAACAGGAGACTCACGGATCATGCCTCAGACTTCTTGTTCGCCCCAACAGAACGGTCTGCTGAAATTCTGAGGAAGGAGAATGTTTGGGGCAAAATCTTCGTGACTGGTAACACGGTCATTGACACCTTGGAGCGAAGATTACCTGCGGCCATGAACGCGCCCATACCGGATATCGCAAAAGAACTTGACAACTTTGCAGTACTCACGATGCACAGAGCTGAAAATGTTGATGAGAAAAAGATCCTCTCGGGGATGATTAGAGGTCTTGGTGAGATTGAGACCGACATTGTTTTTCCAGCACACCCACGAACTGTCAATCGGATCAAACAATTTGATCTCATGAAAGAACTGGACCAGTGTGAGAACATTCATCTGGTAGATCCTGTTGGCTACCTCAGCTTCCTACGACTCCTAAAGATGTCCTCCTTTGTAATCACAGATTCGGGAGGCATTCAAGAAGAAGTCACCGCACCATCCATCAATAAACGTGTCTTTGTACTTCGCACGTCCACCGAACGCCCAGAGGCCGTTGAATCTGGCCATGCAACAGTGGTCGGGGTCAATCCTAACGAATTTCCCGAGATAATAAAACGCGAGATCGAAAAAGGACTTGACAGGAAGAGACCTTGCCCGTATGGAGAGGGCGTCGCGTCGGAGCAAATTGTCAAGATTTTGCTAGACAACCTGCTATAA
- a CDS encoding AAA family ATPase: MTELKLALILNGINPRIGGVLISGPKGTGKTTIVRAFADLLPDVDVVEGCRFGCDPHSHDKLCPECQERLQRDGSLPVTKRKMRVINLPLSTTEDRLIGALDIERVLQDGIRALQPGILAEANQNVLYVDEVNLLPDHLVDDLLDAAATKMNVIEREGISITHPSDFILIGTMNPEEGELRPQLLDRFPLHVAVGGGLSIDDRMELVRRNLEFEQDPDAFREAWAKQQEELRERIAHAKELLNDVVLPESGLRAIAMACDALEVDGVRPDIIISKTAITNAAFENRTEVTVDDMRLAAKLTLSHRTRRGGLLEPPNPDDIDEAILRAIEVAKKKDRRKSPTEVPKSKDDDDGTSGRRFSGGRFGRQKQYAEWGKQEGKKKLRVKFGILRGILSRGLYVP, encoded by the coding sequence CATTTGCTGATCTGCTTCCCGACGTTGATGTAGTTGAGGGTTGCAGATTCGGTTGTGATCCTCATAGTCATGATAAGCTCTGTCCCGAATGTCAAGAGCGTCTTCAACGCGACGGAAGTCTTCCTGTTACTAAGCGAAAGATGCGCGTGATCAATCTCCCCTTGTCGACTACGGAAGATCGACTTATTGGAGCACTTGACATCGAACGTGTTCTGCAGGATGGGATTCGTGCTCTCCAGCCGGGAATTCTTGCAGAGGCAAATCAAAATGTCCTCTATGTGGATGAGGTGAATCTGCTACCTGATCATTTGGTCGACGACCTTCTAGATGCTGCTGCTACAAAGATGAATGTCATAGAACGAGAGGGGATTTCGATCACTCACCCTTCCGATTTTATTCTTATTGGAACCATGAATCCCGAAGAAGGCGAATTGCGACCTCAATTACTGGATCGATTCCCTCTTCATGTTGCCGTAGGTGGTGGTCTCTCAATTGACGACCGCATGGAACTTGTGAGGCGCAATCTGGAGTTTGAACAGGACCCTGATGCATTCCGTGAGGCGTGGGCGAAACAGCAGGAAGAACTCCGTGAACGTATTGCTCATGCAAAGGAACTTCTCAATGATGTTGTTTTACCCGAGTCTGGGCTGCGTGCAATTGCAATGGCCTGTGATGCACTTGAGGTCGATGGCGTCCGTCCCGACATTATCATCAGCAAAACTGCGATCACTAATGCGGCCTTTGAGAACCGCACTGAGGTGACCGTTGATGACATGCGACTTGCTGCAAAGCTTACACTGAGTCACCGTACCCGTCGTGGCGGTCTTCTGGAGCCTCCAAACCCTGACGATATTGATGAGGCTATCCTTCGTGCTATTGAGGTGGCAAAAAAGAAAGATCGACGCAAGTCCCCCACTGAGGTTCCCAAGTCCAAGGATGACGATGATGGGACCTCTGGACGCAGATTCAGTGGTGGCCGATTTGGTCGTCAGAAACAATATGCCGAATGGGGAAAGCAGGAAGGAAAAAAAAAGCTCCGGGTAAAGTTCGGAATCCTGAGGGGAATCCTATCAAGGGGACTATATGTGCCATAA
- a CDS encoding DUF1931 domain-containing protein, with product MSFVVKSKIQEFAKKNNLMVGSDFYGAMDQEIEKLLKAAMKRCTENKRKTLKAYDL from the coding sequence ATGAGCTTTGTTGTTAAAAGTAAGATACAGGAATTCGCGAAGAAAAACAATCTGATGGTAGGGTCAGACTTCTATGGTGCTATGGATCAGGAGATTGAAAAGCTCCTGAAGGCAGCAATGAAACGCTGCACAGAGAACAAGAGGAAGACCCTCAAAGCATACGATTTGTAG